One genomic window of Erinaceus europaeus chromosome 19, mEriEur2.1, whole genome shotgun sequence includes the following:
- the LOC132534683 gene encoding tripartite motif-containing protein 75-like, translating into MREPVTTECQHNFCHSCLRQYCKDPQKRFPCPLCQHPCQGWDLSLNNPLAKITKLIQLLLLYNNSKELKQPEERLCERHNQRLSLFCGKHMQLLCPGCVEPPHHQCHPLRSVAEAASRYRQKVNVLIRPFMKYVRKLQDCESMQDRKLQDMRKEVANERLKLASKVFHKQGFMNTEHTAALSRLARQKKIIQHKYKTNRIAFQDYIYTTEALFKEVAEKSMMPDLNMLNEAKMIHHRCESLEPPAVCSFQLRREGYTLPPMDSTLEKIQQKFRAEVTLDPHTAHPHLCVSKDKRSVTPRETRSTVLQRQLTNLFDLEVLGSQEFHAGRHYWEVQVNDKPSWAIGLYSHSPSSRGQQQPRSGKNRRWFIHLQDGDYLAVGARPVLLALGENPRRIGVYLDWELGQISFYNLNDNSHLHSFQETFSHSLKPYFCVGPDLIPLSLCAVRG; encoded by the coding sequence ATGAGAGAGCCTGTCACCACTGAGTGTCAACACAACTTCTGTCACTCCTGCCTTCGACAATACTGCAAGGATCCTCAGAAGCGATTCCCTTGCCCTTTATGCCAACACCCTTGTCAAGGGTGGGACTTGAGCCTCAACAACCCActggcaaaaatcactaaactcatccaactcctcctcctctacaATAACAGCAAGGAGCTGAAGCAGCCAGAGGAGCGCTTGTGTGAGAGACACAACCAGAGGCTGAGCCTCTTCTGTGGGAAGCACATGCAGCTGTTGTGTCCTGGCTGTGTTGAGCCCCCTCATCATCAGTGCCATCCCTTGAGGTCTGTGGCGGAGGCTGCCTCCCGTTACAGACAGAAGGTCAATGTTCTCATTAGGCCCTTCATGAAGTATGTAAGGAAACTGCAAGACTGTGAATCCATGCAAGACAGGAAACTCCAAGATATGAGAAAGGAAGTAGCAAATGAGAGGCTGAAGTTGGCTTCTAAAGTATTCCACAAGCAAGGGTTTATGAACACAGAGCACACGGCAGCTCTCTCTAGGCTAGCTAGACAAAAGAAGATAATTCAGCATAAATACAAGACAAATAGAATTGCCTTTCAAGACTACATCTACACCACTGAGGCTCTGTTCAAGGAGGTGGCAGAGAAAAGTATGATGCCAGATCTGAACATGCTGAATGAGGCCAAGATGATCCATCACAGGTGTGAGAGCTTAGAGCCCCCAGCTGTGTGTTCCTTCCAGCTAAGGAGAGAAGGATACACTCTGCCTCCAATGGATTCAACCCTAGAGAAAATTCAACAGAAATTCAGAGCAGAAGTGACTCTGGATCCACATACTGCCCATCCTCATCTCTGTGTATCCAAGGACAAGCGATCTGTGACACCGAGGGAGACAAGGAGTACAGTTCTCCAGAGACAGCTGACTAATCTATTTGATCTGGAAGTCCTGGGCTCTCAAGAATTCCATGCTGGCCGCCATTACTGGGAGGTGCAGGTGAATGACAAGCCCAGCTGGGCCATAGGGCTGTATAGCCACTCCCCATCCAGCAGGGGGCAGCAGCAGCCAAGGTCTGGTAAGAACAGGCGCTGGTTCATTCACCTGCAGGATGGAGACTATCTGGCTGTAGGTGCTCGTCCTGTTCTTCTTGCCTTGGGAGAAAATCCCAGAAGGATCGGGGTTTACCTGGACTGGGAGCTGGGGCAGATTTCCTTCTACAACTTGAATGACAACTCGcacctccattctttccaggagACATTTTCCCACTCACTGAAGCCTTATTTCTGTGTGGGACCAGATTTgattcctctttccctctgtgcaGTCAGAGGTTAG